A single Nicotiana tabacum cultivar K326 chromosome 5, ASM71507v2, whole genome shotgun sequence DNA region contains:
- the LOC107824556 gene encoding zeatin O-glucosyltransferase, which translates to MAKTSNLENHDQEKVAVVMVPLPAQGHLNQLLHLSRLISAYHLPLHYVGTTTHTRQAKIRVQGWDPHSISNIHFHEFSTPSCEIPPPNPQSSTKFPSQLMPSFHATCHLRDPITSLLRELARCNKRVIVIYDSLIAWVLQDAPFIANVECYSFRSISALNIHSLALEFAGKSTEPNLPSIEGCFTQEFSEFSRVQTEFRELVNSGDLYNSCYEIEGLYLDLLAKEKSASHKQWAVGPLNPVIPYDKKDSNKRHKCLEWLDKQEPNSVIFVSFGTTTSLSDNEIEELAIGLEQRQQKFIWVLRDADKGDIFTGDVRKVELPKGYEERVIGRGLIVRDWAPQLEILGHLSTGGFMSHCGWNSCMESISMGVPIIAWPMHSDQPRNAFLVTNVLKIGVVLKDWALREELVTSVMVEECVKRLMDSVEGDKMRERAVELRQSVVDGGGSHKEMDSFITHITR; encoded by the coding sequence ATGGCTAAAACTAGCAATCTTGAAAATCATGACCAAGAGAAGGTAGCTGTAGTAATGGTGCCACTTCCAGCACAAGGTCATCTGAACCAACTCCTCCACCTCTCGCGGCTCATCTCCGCCTATCACCTCCCACTCCATTACGTCGGAACCACCACTCAcacccgtcaagcaaaaattcgAGTTCAAGGGTGGGACCCACATTCCATATCTAACATTCATTTTCACGAATTTTCCACCCCATCTTGTGAAATTCCACCTCCTAAtccacaatcctcaaccaaatTTCCATCCCAACTTATGCCATCTTTTCATGCCACGTGTCATCTCCGCGACCCAATCACTTCTCTTTTACGTGAACTCGCGAGGTGCAACAAACGAGTGATAGTTATTTATGATTCTTTAATAGCTTGGGTCCTTCAAGATGCACCTTTTATAGCAAATGTTGAGTGCTATAGCTTTCGTAGCATCTCAGCTCTTAATATTCACTCACTCGCCCTGGAATTTGCTGGAAAATCTACTGAGCCAAACCTTCCTTCAATAGAAGGCTGCTTTACCCAAGAATTCTCAGAATTTTCCAGAGTACAAACAGAGTTCAGGGAACTTGTTAACTCTGGCGATTTATACAATTCTTGCTATGAAATTGAAGGATTGTATCTTGATTTGCTTGCAAAAGAAAAATCTGCAAGTCATAAACAATGGGCTGTTGGTCCATTAAATCCAGTGATACCATATGACAAAAAAGATTCAAATAAACGCCATAAATGCCTCGAGTGGCTCGACAAACAAGAACCAAATTCTGTCATTTTTGTGTCTTTTGGTACAACAACTTCACTTTCAGATAATGAAATTGAAGAGCTAGCAATTGGGTTGGAACAAAGGCAGCAAAAGTTCATATGGGTATTGAGAGATGCAGATAAAGGCGATATTTTTACAGGGGATGTTAGAAAAGTTGAGTTACCAAAAGGGtatgaagaaagagtgatagGAAGAGGACTTATAGTGAGAGACTGGGCTCCACAATTGGAAATTTTGGGACATTTATCGACAGGCGGATTCATGAGTCATTGTGGATGGAATTCTTGCATGGAAAGTATTTCAATGGGAGTGCCAATAATAGCTTGGCCAATGCATTCGGATCAGCCAAGAAATGCGTTTTTGGTGACGAATGTGTTGAAAATTGGCGTAGTGCTGAAGGATTGGGCACTCAGAGAAGAGTTGGTGACTTCAGTTATGGTAGAAGAATGTGTTAAAAGATTGATGGATTCAGTAGAAGGAGATAAGATGAGAGAAAGGGCTGTAGAGTTGAGGCAATCTGTTGTAGATGGCGGTGGCAGTCACAAGGAGATGGACTCTTTCATCACACACATCACAAGATAA